Part of the Arthrobacter gengyunqii genome is shown below.
CGGGCTGCACCGGGCGCCGTCGGCTAATCTTGGCTCTGATGAATACCGAACCGACAAACCCTGATCCTTCCGCAGCGGACTTCGACCGCTTTTACGGCGTCATTCCTGCGGGCGGAGTTGGCACGCGCCTGTGGCCGCTGTCCCGGGCCGCTGCCCCCAAGTTTCTCCACGACCTGACAGGGTCGGGGTCCACACTGATCCGGGCCACCTATGACCGTCTGCGTCCGCTCAGCGGTGACCGCGTCATGGTGGTGACCGGTACGCTGCACCGCCAGGCGGTGCGCAAGCAACTTCCCGAGATCTCCAATGAAAACCTTGTTCTGGAGCTGGAGCCCAAGGATTCTGCTGCGGCCATCGGGCTCGCGGCAGCCATCCTCTTTAAAAGGGATCCGCACATCATCATGGGTTCCTTTGCGGCGGACCAGGTCATTGCACCGGTGGACGTCTTCCAGGACGCGGTGCGGGAGGCGATCCACACTGCAGCGCAGGGGTTCATCGTCACGATCGGCATCCACCCCACCCACGCCGCCACCGGATTCGGGTACATCCGTGCAGGTGATCCGCTGGAGATTGCAGGGGCGCCGAGTGCGCACTCGGTCGTTGAATTCGTGGAGAAGCCCTCGGAAGAGGTGGCGCGGACCTACCTGAAGAACGGGCATTACAGCTGGAACGCAGGAATGTTCGTGGCGCCGGTGGACCTGATGCTCAAGCACCTGGAAGCGAACGAGCCGGAACTCTACATCGGCCTGATGGAGATAGCCGAGGCTTGGGACACTCCGAAGCGGCGTGAAGTGGTGCGCCGGGTCTGGCCCACGCTGCCCAAGATCGCGATTGATTACGCCGTAGCGGAGCCCGCAGCGGCTGCCGGCGATGTCGCCATGATCCCGGGCATCTTTAATTGGGACGACGTCGGAGACTTCGCCGCAATCGGCCGCCTGAACCCAGCAGAGGAAAACAGCGACCTCACCGTGATGGGTGAAGGCGCTCGGGTTTACTCGGAGAATGCCTCAGGAATCGTGGTGTCGGACACCAAGCGGGTAATCGCCCTGATCGGCATAGAGGATGTTGTCATCGTCGACACCCAGGACGCGTTGCTGGTCACCACCAAGGAACATGCCCAGGAAGTAAAAAAGGCCGTGGAGCATCTGAAGGCCAGCGGGGACACCGACGTCCTGTAACGGGCTTCATTTGGACGCGTAACACAGAACATCGTCACACGGTTCCCGTAACAGGAGCCTCAGTGGCTACCCTAGAAAATGTGTCTACAATCCCACTGAACAGTTCATCGGTACCCTCCATGCGGGGGAGCGTCGCACCGATTCTGGGTGAGCTGATCGCGTTCCGCCGGGACCTTCACCAGCACCCGGAATTGTCGACGAAGGAATTTCGCACGACGGACCGCATCGTTGAGGCTCTGGAAGCGGCAGGCCTGCACCCGGTCCGGCTGGAAGGCACGGGTGCCTACGTGGACATCGGGGACGGGCCGCTGCTGATTGGCCTGCGTGCCGACATTGACGCGCTGCCGGTGCTCGAGGAGACCGGACTGCCGTACGCGTCCGTCAACACCGGCATCACCCATGCCTGTGGCCATGACATCCACACCACGGTGATGGTGGGCGTGGCGCAGATCCTGGCCAAGCTCAACGACGCGGGAGCCCTCGGCGGACGGGTCCGGATTGTTTTTCAGCCCGCTGAAGAGGTCATGCCCGGCGGTGCGCTGGGCGTCATCAAACAAGGTGTCCTGGAAGGGATGCCTCGGATCCTGGCGCTGCACTGCGATCCGCGGATCGACGTTGGGCAGGTGGGCACCCGGATTGGGGCCATTACCTCGGCATCGGACACCATCCGCATTGAACTGACCGGCCGCGGCGGCCACACCTCCCGGCCGCACCTCACCGAGGACCTCGTCTTTGCACTGGCGGAGATCGCCGTCAGCGTCCCCGCCGTGCTGTCCCGCCGCATCGATGTGCGCAGCGGAGTGTCGGTTGTCTGGGGCCAAATGCATGCCGGCTCCGCGCCCAACGCCATTCCCGCGCACGGCTTTATGGCCGGAACCATGCGCTGCCTGGACGCTGAAGCCTGGTACGCAGCCGGGGAACTGCTGGACGACGTCGTCCGCCAGATAGCTGCGCCCTTCGGCGTGGATGTGACGCTGGAACACACCCGGGGCGTGCCGCCGGTCATTAATACTGACGCGGAGACGAGCCTGATCGAGGTCGCAGCACGCGCGGAACTGGGGGAGGACTCCATCGTCCTGGCGCCGCAGTCTATGGGCGGCGAGGACTTCGCCTGGATGACGCAGGCCGTGCCCGGTGCTCTGATGCGGCTGGGGACGCGCACGCCCGGCGGCGAAACCTATGACCTGCACCGCGGCGACTACGACCCTGATGAGCTGGCAATCAGCACCGGCGTCAGCGTGATGGCAGCGGCCGCGGTACGGGCTGCGCGGAGATTGCGGCACTAGCCCCAGGCTGGCCCCCTTGTTGCACCTGCCCGGCAGACGTATCGCGTCATTTGCTTGCAAATAATAACAACATGTAAACAAATTCATCCCCTGAGCGTTATTTGCATCACGGTGTGTGTTGCAGGACATAGGATGGCCTTGCCGCGATCCACCGATGGACGGAGCGCTGCGCCACGCGATGCCCCGCTTCTCCCTGGAGCGGGCAGGAACAGAGTGACTCTGTGTGTGGACCCCATTTTCTTTCCTGGAGGAACATTGAAGAACTTCCCGCGCAGCTTCAAGCGCAACGCCGGCGTTTCCGCCGCC
Proteins encoded:
- a CDS encoding amidohydrolase; amino-acid sequence: MRGSVAPILGELIAFRRDLHQHPELSTKEFRTTDRIVEALEAAGLHPVRLEGTGAYVDIGDGPLLIGLRADIDALPVLEETGLPYASVNTGITHACGHDIHTTVMVGVAQILAKLNDAGALGGRVRIVFQPAEEVMPGGALGVIKQGVLEGMPRILALHCDPRIDVGQVGTRIGAITSASDTIRIELTGRGGHTSRPHLTEDLVFALAEIAVSVPAVLSRRIDVRSGVSVVWGQMHAGSAPNAIPAHGFMAGTMRCLDAEAWYAAGELLDDVVRQIAAPFGVDVTLEHTRGVPPVINTDAETSLIEVAARAELGEDSIVLAPQSMGGEDFAWMTQAVPGALMRLGTRTPGGETYDLHRGDYDPDELAISTGVSVMAAAAVRAARRLRH
- a CDS encoding mannose-1-phosphate guanylyltransferase, whose product is MNTEPTNPDPSAADFDRFYGVIPAGGVGTRLWPLSRAAAPKFLHDLTGSGSTLIRATYDRLRPLSGDRVMVVTGTLHRQAVRKQLPEISNENLVLELEPKDSAAAIGLAAAILFKRDPHIIMGSFAADQVIAPVDVFQDAVREAIHTAAQGFIVTIGIHPTHAATGFGYIRAGDPLEIAGAPSAHSVVEFVEKPSEEVARTYLKNGHYSWNAGMFVAPVDLMLKHLEANEPELYIGLMEIAEAWDTPKRREVVRRVWPTLPKIAIDYAVAEPAAAAGDVAMIPGIFNWDDVGDFAAIGRLNPAEENSDLTVMGEGARVYSENASGIVVSDTKRVIALIGIEDVVIVDTQDALLVTTKEHAQEVKKAVEHLKASGDTDVL